In a genomic window of Oncorhynchus gorbuscha isolate QuinsamMale2020 ecotype Even-year unplaced genomic scaffold, OgorEven_v1.0 Un_scaffold_2300, whole genome shotgun sequence:
- the LOC124025598 gene encoding von Willebrand factor A domain-containing protein 7-like — MYLSNALVDMAFALSKAHHFDGETFQGGRALITAGVSEVKASVKRGRFLLARLALGRVCHTLQDFYSHSNWVEMGNRQPYSTLIRPDLQLVNLAGPSTPTCRSCMGGNCTDNILPEVLQQGLLTSGYFNLFSSNKPAGKCSHGGSFDRTSGRDPKGGINKDDVGSSHGHLHHTAADVAVNATMELLEDIRGAAGDKDFLRLMDITQSPVLCFVIDTTGSMSDDITEAKRVSFSIIDSKRGTQQEPSSYILVPFNDPEFGPLITTTNADIFKQRINTLTASGGGDIPELCLSGLQLALTAAPPPLRSLCSLMLLLKTLH, encoded by the exons ATGTACCTTAGCAACGCCCTGGTGGACATGGCGTTTGCTCTGAGCAAA GCGCACCACTTCGACGGTGAGACCTTCCAGGGGGGGCGGGCCCTGATCACGGCGGGGGTGTCGGAGGTCAAGGCCAGCGTCAAACGAGGGAGGTTCCTATTGGCCAGGCTGGCGCTGGGACGAGTCTGTCACACACTACAG GATTTCTACAGCCACAGTAACTGGGTTGAGATGGGGAACAGACAGCCGTACAGCACTCTGATCAGACCTGACCTGCAACTGGTGAACCTGGCAG gCCCCAGTACTCCGACCTGTAGGAGCTGTATGGGAGGTAACTGTACTGATAACATCCTACCAGAGGTCTTACAGCAGGGCCTTCTCACCTCTGGATACTTCAACCTGTTCTCCTCCAACAAacctgcag gTAAGTGTAGCCACGGCGGGTCGTTTGACCGGACCAGCGGTCGGGACCCGAAAGGGGGCATCAACAAGGACGACGTGGGGTCCAGTCACGGTCACCTCCACCACACTGCAGCCGACGTGGCCGTCAACGCCACCATGGAACTGTTGGAGGACATCAGAGGAGCTGCCGGGGACAAAGACTTCctacg gtTAATGGACATCACCCAGTCACCAGTGTTGTGTTTTGTCATCGACACCACAGGCAGTATGAGTGATGACATCACTGAGGCTAAGAGAGTGTCCTTCTCCATCATCGACAGTAAGAGAGGAACCCAGCAGGAACCTTCATCATACATCCTG GTCCCCTTCAACGACCCAG aatttGGACCTCTGATCACCACAACAAATGCAGACATTTTCAAACAGAGAATCAACACACTGACAGCatcaggaggaggagatataccAGAGCTGTGCCTGTCAGgactacag CTGGCCCTCACGGCGGCGCCACCTCCTCTGAGATCTTTGTGTTCACTGATGCTCCTGCTAAAGACACTGCATTGA